A window of Calypte anna isolate BGI_N300 chromosome 5A, bCalAnn1_v1.p, whole genome shotgun sequence genomic DNA:
CAATGCTCTTTTACACCCTCTCCACACCCAGTTAACCACAGTCCATCTGAAATTTGAGCAGCCTTCAAACAGACAAGGAATGGAAATAGAAGAATAAGAGAAAACAGATCAAAGGCTAccaattaattttcatcttttacaTTGTTCTTCTTGTTAGGCTGGGAGGCAACTTTTCCAAATGAGTTCAGAAATGCTGCAGGCCTCTGTCTATTCCTGCCAGGTCTTcagaaaaggatggaaaatgcTAACTACAGGTAATAAGCAGAATAATTGAAATTGATAAATCTGAGCATtcctgagaaaaatatttgtacacaagaataaagaaaaagaaaacacttagCAACATGTGAATGAGCAGAGTTCCAGACTGGAGGCCtgaattgctaaaaaaaaaatcatgctaaTGCAGAATCAGAGAAACCTTTACATAGAAACAGTGCACAATGAACATAAGAGTCTGTGGGAGATGCAAAGGATAAAAATGGTAACCTCATtcagtttttggtttggttttgtttgtttgtttgtggggtgttttttttttttttttttttttgtggaaaacacTCATACCTTTTTCTAGATGTGGAAACAGAAGCACTTTCTGCCCTGCACTGTCTCCAGATTTTAAGGTATGTGCCACAGAAaattcaaagcagcagcatttctaaCTCTTTCAGATGAAAGGTAACACATTCTGCAGCCCACAGGCAATAACAGAGCTCCAGCAGAGGTGTGAATCACTTCCATTCATCCTCATTAACTTCACACAGGGGTGTTCATCACTGCAAACTTTTACTGAGGACAGGCAGCTATTCCCAGGATGGTGAGGATGATACTCAGggattaaaaaacaataaagtGTCAATTTCCACAGCATTACAGGGATCAGCTGGAAAATTAACACTGTATTCCAGGTATCTTCTCAGTCATGCTTTTTAAGATGATTCACACAAACCCAACTGCCTGTGCACAGAGCATTGCAgtgcagggcaagaggcaagAAGAAGGAGCAAAAACTTGGCAAAGCTTTGCCAACCTCTACACCTTCACAGATAATATCAGTCTCCAGTGTTAAGACTTGCTGGTTACAGTTTAAAACAAAGTGACTGCAGTGATAATGAGTATTACTCATCAGCATGGTGCCAGAGCATgtgataaaaaagaaacaactccCATCAAATTTCTAATAAATATTCCTCCTAAATTCTAGTGTCAGAAGTTCAGATGTGAGGTCTCCTGTTTTTCCTAAGAAGTTTTGGTTgagtcagacaaaaaaaaataataaaaaatcactTCCTGATGTACAGCTGTCATTGCTTTCTCAAGGTACACTTCTAAAAGGTAAATATTTGGTTTGTTACTCTACTGCCAGAGATACCCTGAGTATCTCAGAGATACCCTGAGTGGCTGAAGCCCTGTagtaaaacaaaagcagcaaaacacagctATTAGAAGGTAGCCAGATGCAGGAAGGCAGCTATCAAGAGCTAAACTGGCTGGTAGAACTGCAACAACAAATGCAGCATGGGGAGCATCAACCATTAATACTCAGGCAATGCTGAGAAAGTCTGATAAACCCTTGACCAGAGGAGGTCAGGGACCCCTCAAAGTCAGAGGCATCGAGGTAAACTTGAACCTGCTGAACCAAAACTGCTGGGCAAAGTGAGATGTTTCATGAGAAAAATCTGCTCTCTAATGGCTGCTCAAAAAGGCAGTCCCACTCCTACCACCCTCCTCACTTTTCTTGTCCCCTAGGTGAGCTCACTCAGTTCACTCTTTTGGCAGACAACTTCTCACATCTCTTGGTCACGTTGGTTTTCTGCTGGTTCAACACTCTGACCAGAAGCCAGTGCCACAGAGCCAGCTGTGACCTTCTGGCCACGAGTGGACACGCTGTCTGTGGTTTTGACAATCAGATGGCTCACCTTGCCCAGTGAAACCTCTGCTAGAAACTTTGTCATAAGAACAGCTGTGGTCTTTGCCAGGGATCCTTTGGCATCCTACCAAACCCTGGAGTTAGTTCCTAGGCCTCACCACATGTGTCTCAGACTCACCTGTAGGAGAAGATTCCCCAGGTAAAAAAGATTCCTGAAGCAGAACCAAGCTGCACTACCTGGGTGCCTCCAGGCCAGctgtcaaaaattaaaattatcttatGGGTCCTGAGAGAGATGAGTGATTTGTTGGCATGAGAAATCCTACTTTGTCAGCTCAGGAACAGTGAAGGTGATTCCAACCCTGCTGTTCCTCCCTTTTGAGACAGGTGAGGATCAAGCATATTACAGGGCTATGTTAAAGCTGGCACATCAGTGTTTTCCAAATTCATAATTAAATGACATCATTAAAAAGGTTGATAACACAACTGCTAACAGTTAGTTAGAGATGCCAGGCTTTGGGGCATATTGCTCATCCCAACTGATAAAACAGAGTCAAAGTATTAACAGAACTCTGCAGAACTTTCTAGCAGACAACTCACTTGCTAATTGTGCACCTtatggacaaaaaaaatatttaaacgTTATTTACCAGCTGCTTTTCGTATTACATAAATCTGTAACTTCACTATGATTCACTTATGTCTTATTCCACTTCTCAGAtgtacaaaaacaaaaaaaaaaaaccaaattaaaagaaaaattgcaaatggaaaaaataacttcCCCCTCCCTAAGAGTTGCCATTTGAAGCTGAGGTACAGCCTCCTCACTCTACACTAGCAGCTCTGTGGAATCTTAGTTTCCTTAGGGCATAAAGTCTCTGCAGAGATTAGGCTATATTACAGAAATCAGATCCTATCTGatagaaacaaatttttaaaacctcaCCATGGtatcagctgctgctttcctgctaCTAACATAAGAAACTTTGTGGTCAGCACTTGATACCACGTTCAAAACAAAGCCCAGTTGGTGTGTAAAACAGCACTCACATTTCATTTAGtggaaaaacttcaaaaaagagaggaatttcaaaggattttttaaaatcttaagtttttttttaaattttaagtggAAATTGAGAGATCTAAGGAAAAATTAGGGTTCCATAAGTGTAAGATTTGTCTTCAACAGAGGCAGAATTTCACATAAAATTTACAAACACTGGTAAAAATGGGagtaagagagaaaaagtaaaaagctttTCACTGGGAGGAATACTGAGGTACACTGAATAATACTGAAAAGCAGATACTAATTGAAAAATGGCTATTAACTGCTAAGTGGAAATACTTCCTAATGCCACTAAAAGCTAGTACACTAGATGGGAAAAGCATTCCAATTAAAAGATGTACTTCATTATGATTCAAGTACACTGAGGTATAAAAACTGTATGAAACAAAGCAATTAACAAATACTGTCATGATGCACCCATTAAACTGGGCTAAGGCAGTTGTTTTCTGGATCTGAATAAGGATAAATCAGGATAAACATCTGAAATCAGCAAGTTCTTACTATACACTAGATGAAATTTGGGTAATTATTCAAGCAATTGAAGCCTCTCATGGTTTAGGATAATGTGTCCATTACCCTAAATGTACACATCATGATATATGCACATCATGGTTGATGAAATCAATCCATCTCATTGTCTTTAAAAGAGAAGTTATTTCAATGTTCTGCTTTTGTTCAGCACTAAACCATTTGTGCATGGCAGAAATTCTCCAGAGACCTTTTTACCTGTCATGGCTACAccattaaaaaagttttttcagaCTGGCAAAGACTAATTGTCCAATAATTGAAGAGAATGACTCAAGGTTGAAGAAGAAATATCACAAACACAGTAAAAAGAGCATTAGTTCTTCCATGGGCAGTTTTGGTCAGTGTTTTCTTCAGGACATCCAGCATTCACTTCTGACAGGTCTCTGGTTCTTGCTGTCCTTCTGAAGCTCATTCCAGACAGCCACAAAAGGCTGTTACTGATCAATCCAACTGAAGATTATTAGAACTAAACTGAGAAGGCCAACACAAATGCCAAAGATAACCAATGCACAAGcctgtgaagaaagaaaagcaaaaattaatgttttactGAAGGAAGCATTTTACATCTCTAAGGCTTATGACtaacaatgaaaaaattctATGAAGTTTAAGTAGTATCTTTTAAAACAACCTTTAATGTTTCAAATTACTCAGTCTTCAAGAACTAGACACCTACTTAAGGGGGAAACTAAACTTAACTAAGCCTGCCCTGGGATAGTTTCATTGGAAATCCTCAGAGCAGTCTGGTTTGCTTGTTTAtcctgtctctctctgtctctcaaaaaaaccaaccaacctaacaaacaaagaaaaaaccccaaaccaaaccaaaaccccccaaaaaaatcatCAAAGAAACCAATCAACACCCTGCaaaattttgccttttccaACTGTGAATGAATTAAGAACctgaatttgtatttttctcaaaatataattaaaattacaatGGGTTCTTTACATTTTGAATAGCCcttaaatataataaaactaCAGTTCAGGAGACAGAAGCTTGCTGATTTAGAGCAAGGCCCCAGATCTGCTGGAACTGGTTAAGACTTTAAACTGTCAGAGAGCATCATTTGTAGATTTTCTATCAGATTTCATATTTTGCCAACACAAGAGAAGCCCTATGAATCCCAGGGATAGCAGAAGGACTATGTATGAACAGTTTGTCAGCATTTTAGCCACTGTTATGAAGCTGCTTTGCCAAGCAGTGGTTAAAATGAAGTTGCAGTGCAAAAAGCAAGGTACTGCACAAAttccaaataaaactgaagcTACTACACCAAAAGAGAAACCacaaagaggagaggaaagaaaaaaaaaaaacaaaaaaacccctgaagaTGTTTTTGGGAAGGCTTACATAGAAAACAAGCATAAACAGTGTTTCACTTAAATGCATCTTGGCTTTGTCCCAGCTGCCCAGCTAACTACAGAGTAATGCATAAAAACTGAGGAGAAATTGGATTAAAAGTCAACATCTGAAAACTATAGGGGAAAGCAGATCACCAGTCTGGCACACAGACACACTGCTAGTCAAACATCTCTTGTGAAGAAGGAGTTTCAGATAGACAAGAGCTACCATGAAGGATAAAAGAAAATGCTCTCACATTTTGTGAGctgcaatggaaaaaagaaggttACCCCTTGGATTCTGAGCTCTGCAGTATAGAAAGATGCATCTAGAATGAGGTTCTTTAAATATACTTagcatgcattaaaaaaaccaacacatacCCCAAGCTTCTGTGGTGATAAAAAGTCCTCTCTACAAAGTTTAAGATAAAATAGACCAGGATATATAAAAAGTAAACATGTTGATGTTGTTGAacctttgaaaaacagaaaataagatatTAGTAAGAGCACAGTAGAGGTGCATTAGCTtatcaaaacacttttttttgaaGTCTAAAATAAGatcaaaaaacccacccacaaCAACTTACCAACTActccaaaaacatttttaatgtctggcaCGTACAttgcaaacaaaacaataattGTATTCAGTGTTAAAGTGACAAGGATATGGCAAATCCACGACACAGgaagatgagagaaaaatacCATCAATACAGCTTTCCTTGCCTACATAATATGAAGAGAAACATTGCATGGGTAAATAAACACATATATTTTAATCTTAACTCAGTTTCACAAAATTAAGAATTGCATAATTCCAGATgtgaaagaatattttgaatatCAAAACGCAAAACATTTAATAATTGTCACATGCTTTGTCTTTCTTTATAATATAGAGTACTTTAGTATTAAAGCAGTATTTATCACTTCAGTCTTAGAGCCCTTAGACTTAaggaatttctccttttttgcagGGACCAGAGGTTTGGGGAATCATGATCTAATACTCTGAACATGCTGGTAGCAAATGCCAGCATGCTGTCAACTGATACATAATCTACAAGCTACTTCTATTATACAGTAATTTTGCATGCACAATGTTTTTTGGTATGAACTGAATGTATTTTCAGATCTACCACGGTATTGATAAAGTAAAATAggggttttgtgtgtgaaatAGGCAATATGTGGTTTTAATTTACAATTAAATTCAGTGCTCAAGTGTAAGTGTGCTTGTGTGGGGGTGCGTgcatggagaaaggaaaaatcaagtCAGCAAAACTCAATttaagagggggaaaaaaatcaaactaaatAAACTTTAGAAGTTCTGAATTccctaaattaaaaacaatgcTGTGGGCTAGTTCTCATCTGAAATCTGTCTCAAGAGCACAAATTAGCTTAATGGTTAGTTGTTATTTTGGAGCTCTCATGGAACACATGCAAATATGTGGTCTTTGATCAATCACTTGACAAGTGAATAAGATACACAAGACTGAATGTGACTCAGATATTGGAGTCTGCAAAGCATTAGTGCTACCACTGCTTATGCCAGCTTCAAAATGTTGAGCAGTACTCACTGGGAAATGGATCAGAGGCACTGTCAGAAGCACAGCTAACAGCACTGCCACTTTAACAGTCAGGATGACAGTATCATGTGGCAGGTACCTGCTGTAACCTTGCAGCAGTTCAGAGTCCACTTTGTctgcaagcaagaaaaattaacCACTTTGTTAATCATTTGAGAGCTAAAATAATTAGGAATGCACATTAAGCTTACATTCAAACTGATGAATTTGCTTGTGACTGATGTGGAGGGGAGGGGGTCTGCAGACATGCATGACTTTGCCATGACTGATGCACCAGGATACATAAcctcaagaaaacagaaaaaaacttgagGAGGAAAGTTTTCTCCTGAAGCCTCTACTCAAGCCAAAGGTACCAAAAGAGAGGATacaaatatgaggaaaaaagtattaaaaagcaAGATGATTTGAGATGAAGCCAAGCATACAGTGAAACTTGCTGTATATGTCTGAAACAGTCAACACTACCAGAATTCTTCTAGTTGAACTAGAAGCcagaaataaatcaattttGCTAAATTGGCAGaactgcatttcctttttttttttcttcctcagaaacaTTAAGTGGTATGCAAGCTAAAATtccattatttaaaagaaagatgcaattataatttaaaggaaaaactaaatGTTCAAAACTATGCAATTATAGCCTGTTATAGTCTGGCTGTGGTTAGCAATATATTGCTGGATGACATGGGGAAGGGTAACCAGCATCAGTTTACTtcttaaaggtatttttttacttaaaacaaaacaattgaCAATGgagactgatttttctttatgttaGGAGGAGAAAAGTGGGACACAAGGACACCTGAAGGCTGTCAGTCTGGATTCTTAGAGCAGCCAGAGAATAAGAGAGGGTTGAGCTGGCAATGCTCCCCTGTGCTGACTCTGTTCTCTGTTTATCCTGTGTCCTACGCACCACAGACAGATTTAGCTTTGCAAATGACTCCACTGAGAATCACTGCAGGACCATATACTATGGATACACCACCACAGACATTAATTTTGTACTATTCAGTGCAGAAGCAGGGCAAAAAAAGTGGTGAATCCTTCACCTTTGGCCCTTTTAAGGTAAACATTTTCACAAAGTTAACAGCAGAAGTCAGAGCCCTGAAAGTGTTCTGCTACTCTGACTTTCATTTCTTCATCAATACCTTGACTCTATGCTGGTTTTGGACTTCATAATGGACTTCATAAAGTCCAGTTGCCATATGAAGTTTCaaattcacagaaaacagactAAACCATCTGAACCACAGAAAGCTGAAGCATGCCTCATTTCAAAGAGgaaactccttttttttgtattcaatttaaagtgaaatgttttacattttctctgaCTGGTGTTTTAGGAACAGGGAACAgattctctctttttaaagaaataacttaATTAAAcaagacaaggggaaaaaaaaattctaaatgtCTTACAGACATCTGCTGTTGGTTCCAGTGTTTTAAGCTCTTGAGTCTAAGagctacacaaaaaaaaatcatggttgCAGAAACCCAGAAATGCTCCTGGTGACACAGAATAACACATTATGGTCAAGACAGGGTCTTGTCCCCAGGGTCTCTTGTCCCAGAGAAACCATGGCAGTGAAGCTAAGAGGAACTGGGATGGTTTCTAGCACTActaccatttttcttttgacatcTCATGTGGAGACAGATAGTTATCCCACACTCCCTGCTGAATCTGCAAGACTCTGAAAGAGTAGCACTCAAAATCATATTTTCCTACAAACCACACAGAGACAGTCAGAAAACAGTAATAGTGGCCCACACATTATTAGAGATTTCAAGACTCCCCATATAATTTTTCAAAGGATTGTGAGCATCAAGGGACCATTTTCAGTCAGTTATGGTCAGACATACACTTGGGGGAAAAACGTGCAGAATACTCTAGAAATCTGGAATTATTAGCTGCCGGAGGCCAATATTCTTGGTGCTTTGTCAGACACTATGTCAACCCCACAATCAAGAAATATAAAACTCTGAGAGGAGAGGAAATCCCAATCAGaacactgctgctttcctgcctttATTTTCCAAGAATCTTTATGCATTCCCATCAACAGAGGTTAGCATGTGATCACCTCATAAAAAGGGTGTGTTTTCAGAAGACAGCTGAAGAACCCTCACAGCTCTGATGCATTTTCAACTACTCCAGAGGACAGCTCACCAAGTAAAGGTGATTCCATCTGACACTGTGTGCTACGTGAGCAGAACACCCTCTGTTCCCATAGCATGAGAACATGACCAGAccatcagctgcagctcagggagcaATATCCTGTCTGTATGGGATTGCAAGGAATAAAGTCTGGAAAATTTAACTGCATCACACATGGAGAAGTCAATGAGCCCACAACCACTTTGCAGTGTTAGGCGTGTTCTTAAGTCTTCACAGGAACAAGTTTTCTGAGGACTCAAGTCCACCAGTGCACAAACCAACCCAAAGTACTCCAGAAGAATGtatttatcatttttttcccagccttcaTTCTAGAGAATATTCAAAGAATGCACTCACCATAAAATGTCAGGTACCCAAACAGAGCAGACATAAAGTAAACAAGGAAACTCAGACCAACTGCTGTGACAGTAACATTCTGCATTCTGCTTTTGGATggactaaaataaaaaacaaacaaccaggGAATTAGTGTTGCTTAATCTGTATTGTGGactgttaaataaaatacaatatacTCAGCAGCTTACCTTTCATAGCAAAGCATCATCTTACCTTATGGCCACAGAGTATTTGCTGAGGTCTGTGCTGACAGTAATATTTAGAGactttaaaagtaattaaatggCACTTTTCATGCAGACAAATACAACTGTCCCCATCTTGTAGGGAATTAGGACATACCAGgatatcttttaaataaaaattttgatgCATACAAGATTATATGTTTTCAGAGTGAGGAACAAAATCTGGGTAAAAAACAGACCCCACTGAATCAGATGTGGCCAAATGCAGATTCAGttacagcaataaaaattaaCTAGTCAGTACCTTAGcaaatgacctttttttctccagattgtCCAGGCCAGGACAATGTCCTGACATTGATGATGGAACCACATTTGCTACTTTTCTCTCCTGTAAGAGAGGAAAAGCCAGTGCAGACTAAAACTGTACAGttcccaaaaccacaaaaactaTTTGCACTGTTTGATGGCACTGacttaaaactaaaaaaaatattcactattAATTTAGGGAAAGTATCACAGAAATCCCATCATACTTTAATATTGCACGTTTTTTCATAATTACCTTTGGAGCTCACTATAGATGGGCAAGACTGAGGTAtggcagaggaaagagaaggccATAGTTGGTACTGCATAAGCACTCTAAAATAGAAGAAGAAGATCTTGTAGATTGTTTGTCACTAAACATTAAAGATGGTtggaaaaatatctgaatgAATTCAGAGTTTAGTTCAAGACTTGGAAGTGAGCAGGAAATCTTTCCACACTAATGCTTTGAGATGGATCTCTCTAACACAGAATGGTGCCTCTGAATCATGCCACAAAAAAAATGGACCTTTTCAGCTAGTACCTCTTCAAGTGGTGCTCATTGCTCACTGTTTCATGATCAGGAGAGGTCATGCTGTTTATAAGCCCAAAACTGAGAGAGTCTTTTTTAACTGTATTGAGGTAAACTATGTAAAAAGAGTAGGATTTGCCCAGAGCCAGTGTATCATTTTCTATCTGTAGTAATTTAGTGCACCAATTTTCTAAAAAGCTTTCTAAATGGCAGTGTCCATAGCGACTTGTCAAGTTACTGATTTCTTCCCTCCTGACTTCACTATTTTCTTATTACTCCTTCACAAAAATTTGGATACAGCATCTAGAAAATATAACACGATGCTTTGGCATCCAAAGTTTTAAgataattatataattaaagTTGCAACCACACAATTAGTGGTATATTATTCCAAACACTTGTAACAGAAGAGATGAATCATCTCGTGGAGCACAGTTCAGTTGCCAAGTGGAATAAGCTGAACTATAACAAACACTTCTGTGCCAACATAATCAGGCTCATACTGGTAAAAATTTGCcactttctattaaaaattaaaaaataagtagagAGTCTTCTTCCCAAGAGTCTTCAAAGCACAAAAGGCAAGAAACACTCAGTAGATGTTTTTTGGTCAAAGcaaaatttcttctttgatCTAGAAATAACATTTGTCTTCTGTTTGCATTGCCTAagaatcttttatttttcttttttttcttgggaagaTGGAGGTGGaatttgctttttcagacaACTACCACCATGTGTCCTTCCTAAATTTCACTATCCCagatttattctttccttttactcTTCCTCTTTACCCCACAGATGCTGGAGTTCTACATGATGCTTCCCTTCCTGTAAGCCTTGATGGGTGGTAACATTATTTAAATGCCACATTAATTAACAAATACCAGAGCTGGCATCCAATGAAATGCACAAGATTGCATTAGAACTGAAGAATTAGCTTcaggtaagaaaaaacaaaggttAGGTCCAGGCAGTTTCGGGAAACCTGTTCCATCTCACAAGAAGCTGGAAGTGTGAATACAGTCAGGTAGCACTGACTTCCACCTGAGAGCACAATAAGTTGGCTTGATCTGACTGCACCATGAGCCTGACCACTGCTGCATCTGCTATACTTTATGTTTTGGTCTTATTTGCAAAATGTTGTCATAAATGCTAACTTGGACAGCCAGTCTTTCATATaaagaagaaagagtgagaCTGGATAACACTTGGCAGCAGGTAtaggaaatatttcagcagcCCATAACtggttttacagaaaaatagcTTACCCTGGACAGAGTTTAAACCCCAATTCTTTAAAACCCACCACCCCCCCTTTCAGTTTGTAGAGATTACCTCTTTTGAAAGATGAAAGAGCTTTGCTTTACAATCCCCAGTAGAATTTGAAACCTGTAGGACATACATGCAAAAAAATGgcacaatgaaagaaaaagcccaagCCACCATAAAACCTTTTACAGTTTTTGTGATGAttaagaaaagaaggaatttaaaTTACAAGTAATTCTGAACGCGTtaatctaaaaaagaaaaaaaaatgcattgcaaTTAGTAATATAATTAGAGGAACTTCAAACCTGCATCCACTTTACCTGTAAAATCTCTATGGCACTATTTAGAGGTAGAGGACAAGGGATCGACCATTTTTTTATCATAACCTGCAAAGACAGCATATTTAATGCATGAATGGTACCCTAAAAGTTTGGATATACATCAGACAAATGGCACAGAAAGCAGGGAGCTACACCCATAGGAAATTAACAGGGCTGGGTAATAGGCCACAAGAAGGAGACTGAAAAGCTTGTCAGTGCCATTCCTTACAGCTGCTCCCCATGCACAGCTGGCAGCCTTATGGTGTGCCTGTCTGGAGGTGGTACACTGAAATGAGCTCTGACATGACCTGAAATACAACCAGCACTCCACattcactctctctctctgctccacACTAACAGCCTCCCATACAGAAGGGCTGCTGAGTATCCCAGGCTCTTTCCCTAAGTAGGCAAGCCCTTAGCAGAGATAGAGCAGAGCCTAGGGCTAATCATAAAAGGCAGAAACATATGGTTTGGActagaaagcaaaggaaaaacaataaatGCAATTATTGTCCCAGAATGTCATTGGGGCTTTAGCTACACCCTGCTGGTTTAGGGACTGCCAAGTAACAGGGCTGAAAAAtcaaagggaaattaaaataaaaaatgttaccTCCTTTTACAGGAGCCTAGTTTAAAATGATAGTTGCATTGCTCTCCTCACTAATTAATTTCCTATTGTAGTTGATTGGCTTCAGAGGTTATAATTCTTTTGAAGTCTagagcaaataattaaaaacttaaTTAAGATTCAAAGATTCACGAAAAGAATAACATGGAAAAGAGTGCTTCTCCTGGCTCAGAGAGCTACTTTTCCCTTGCAGCCAAGTGGTGTTTCCCAAAGGATAAGGATTAGATGCTCCCTCTTGTCACCAGTGCCAGGAGAAGCAAACAAATGCCAGCTCCAGACAAAATGTGGGGAAAGGAAACTGCAGGTACCCAGCATGCTGAGCCCACTGGTGGCAACAGCACAGGACTTGAACTGCATGTGCAGCAACAACTCCCAAGAACTCAAAGcatggagctgagcagcagtttgCTCAACAGCTGTCTGCAAACTTTTTGAAGAATGAATTATCCATGGAAACCATCCAGCTATCTTTCTGACCTTAAACTGGCAGTGCTTTATTCCAGGAGAGCTTCTCACTCCCTGGCTAAGCTGCCTCCCAGGGCCAAGGTGAGCTGCAGCCTCATCTGACAAAGAGT
This region includes:
- the SLC38A6 gene encoding probable sodium-coupled neutral amino acid transporter 6 isoform X2; the encoded protein is MNAIMGAGILGLSYAMAHTGIIGFSILLLIVASLASYSVFLLLSMCTQTAVTTYEDLGLFAFGSAGKILVAITIIIQNIGAMSSYLLIVKSELPGAVAGFLSGNESGSWYLDGRLLLLITSVCIVFPLALLPKIGFLGYTSSLSFFFMVYFAVVVMIKKWSIPCPLPLNSAIEILQVSNSTGDCKAKLFHLSKESAYAVPTMAFSFLCHTSVLPIYSELQSPSKSRMQNVTVTAVGLSFLVYFMSALFGYLTFYDKVDSELLQGYSRYLPHDTVILTVKVAVLLAVLLTVPLIHFPARKAVLMVFFSHLPVSWICHILVTLTLNTIIVLFAMYVPDIKNVFGVVGSTTSTCLLFIYPGLFYLKLCREDFLSPQKLGACALVIFGICVGLLSLVLIIFSWIDQ
- the SLC38A6 gene encoding probable sodium-coupled neutral amino acid transporter 6 isoform X1 codes for the protein MAAAPRGSGRLRVEPGWYLSAREQQEEEAEEDGESVPLLPPPPGSNPSNRGSSFGFSVFNLMNAIMGAGILGLSYAMAHTGIIGFSILLLIVASLASYSVFLLLSMCTQTAVTTYEDLGLFAFGSAGKILVAITIIIQNIGAMSSYLLIVKSELPGAVAGFLSGNESGSWYLDGRLLLLITSVCIVFPLALLPKIGFLGYTSSLSFFFMVYFAVVVMIKKWSIPCPLPLNSAIEILQVSNSTGDCKAKLFHLSKESAYAVPTMAFSFLCHTSVLPIYSELQSPSKSRMQNVTVTAVGLSFLVYFMSALFGYLTFYDKVDSELLQGYSRYLPHDTVILTVKVAVLLAVLLTVPLIHFPARKAVLMVFFSHLPVSWICHILVTLTLNTIIVLFAMYVPDIKNVFGVVGSTTSTCLLFIYPGLFYLKLCREDFLSPQKLGACALVIFGICVGLLSLVLIIFSWIDQ